Proteins encoded in a region of the Benincasa hispida cultivar B227 chromosome 2, ASM972705v1, whole genome shotgun sequence genome:
- the LOC120072259 gene encoding uncharacterized protein LOC120072259, translating to MSTISTLFTEDKKTERRRKLKGMAKKMVHVNGGGGIGKRRLIKRSKKKSLHKVIDYMLSDCYLFAPLLSSPSPINSHAVPTRGIEIRERTKDNRSLAKTIQDYLKSDCYMYASLLAPQSLRLKLREKGETGHVGYVKKVRKEVMVMTDFVEATVNGTPTESSKRSIYATSPSISISGERDPKTRRIVVD from the exons ATGAGCACCATTTCGACTCTGTTTACAGAAGACAAAAAAACAGAGAGACGAAGGAAGTTAAAGGGCATGGCGAAGAAAATGGTGCATGTTAATGGTGGCGGCGGGATTGGCAAGAGAAGACTCATCAAGCGCAGCAAGAAGAAAAGCCTTCACAAAGTCATCGATTATATGTTATCAGATTGCTACTTATTTGCACCTCTCCTCAGTTCTCCTTCACCCATTAATTCTCATGCCGTACCCACAAGAG GGATCGAAATTAGAGAACGCACAAAAGATAACCGGAGTTTAGCGAAGACGATTCAGGATTATTTGAAATCTGATTGCTACATGTATGCTTCTCTGCTTGCACCACAATCCCTCAGACTCAAACTCAGAG aGAAGGGAGAAACAGGGCATGTTGGGTACGTAAAGAAGGTAAGGAAGGAAGTAATGGTTATGACTGATTTTGTGGAAGCAACAGTTAATGGGACACCGACGGAATCATCTAAGCGTTCCATCTATGCTACTTCTCCATCTATATCAATTTCAG GTGAGCGTGACCCAAAGACGAGGAGGATTGTTGTCGATTGA